A stretch of the Actinopolymorpha sp. NPDC004070 genome encodes the following:
- a CDS encoding Gfo/Idh/MocA family oxidoreductase encodes MQKVRIGVVGVGSIAALHLKAYQNNPRAELVAVADINAERANSVAKQWGAARAYSDAAELFADPDVDAVSICTWNNTHAELAIAAVQAGKHVLVEKPMCRTYAEAQQLEDVVNAHDRVVQVGFVRRHSANCRVLKSFIDAGDLGDIYYAKASCIRRMGNPGGWFANKSISGGGPLIDIGVHVIDLCWYLMGTPRVTSVSANTYEKLGNRSNITTLPRYQVADYDPTKNDVEDMANALIRFDNGASLIMDTSFSLHATSDSLNVSVYGDKGGADLEPKLQIASEKHETLLKVTPQIGFESFDLDDGFGNEIGNFVAACLGEAESIAPAWQGAEMMKILDGVYTSAAQGKEVQL; translated from the coding sequence ATGCAGAAGGTAAGAATCGGCGTCGTCGGCGTCGGTAGCATCGCCGCCTTGCACCTCAAGGCGTACCAGAACAACCCGCGCGCCGAGCTCGTCGCCGTCGCCGACATCAACGCCGAGCGGGCCAACTCGGTGGCCAAGCAGTGGGGTGCCGCCAGGGCCTACAGCGACGCGGCCGAGTTGTTCGCCGACCCCGACGTCGACGCGGTGAGCATCTGCACCTGGAACAACACCCACGCCGAGCTCGCGATCGCCGCGGTGCAGGCCGGCAAGCACGTGCTGGTCGAGAAGCCGATGTGCCGCACCTACGCCGAGGCGCAGCAACTCGAGGACGTCGTGAACGCGCACGACCGCGTCGTCCAGGTGGGCTTCGTCCGCCGGCACTCGGCGAACTGCCGGGTGCTGAAGTCGTTCATCGACGCCGGCGACCTCGGTGACATCTACTACGCCAAGGCCAGCTGCATCCGCCGGATGGGCAACCCCGGCGGGTGGTTCGCGAACAAGTCGATCTCCGGTGGCGGCCCGCTGATCGACATCGGGGTGCACGTGATCGACCTGTGCTGGTATCTCATGGGGACGCCGCGGGTGACGTCGGTCAGCGCGAACACCTACGAGAAGCTGGGCAACCGGTCCAACATCACCACCCTGCCGCGCTACCAGGTGGCCGACTACGACCCGACGAAGAACGACGTCGAGGATATGGCCAACGCGCTGATCAGGTTCGACAACGGCGCCTCGCTGATCATGGACACGTCGTTCTCGCTGCACGCGACGAGCGACTCGCTCAACGTCTCGGTGTACGGCGACAAGGGTGGTGCGGACCTGGAGCCGAAGCTGCAGATCGCCTCGGAGAAGCACGAGACGCTGCTGAAGGTGACGCCGCAGATCGGGTTCGAGTCCTTCGATCTCGACGACGGGTTCGGCAACGAGATCGGGAACTTCGTCGCCGCCTGCCTGGGTGAGGCCGAGAGCATCGCGCCGGCCTGGCAGGGCGCGGAGATGATGAAGATCCTGGACGGCGTCTACACCTCCGCCGCCCAGGGCAAGGAAGTCCAGCTCTAG
- a CDS encoding GNAT family N-acetyltransferase produces MPELQLLRPDHASAILSFETANRSYFAGFVSDRGDDYFEHFADRLRDLLTDQDAGAGAFYVLVADDGSVLGRFNLEFTGNGVAELGYRVAERAAGRGVATATVLELCRVAACEHGIRVIRAAAADANVASQKVLRKAGFAEVGPADPASIGGKQGSWYQRDTAAE; encoded by the coding sequence GTGCCCGAACTGCAACTGCTTCGGCCCGACCATGCGTCGGCGATCCTGTCCTTCGAGACGGCGAACCGGTCATACTTCGCCGGCTTCGTCTCCGACCGCGGCGACGACTACTTCGAGCACTTCGCCGACCGGCTCCGGGACCTGCTGACGGATCAGGACGCGGGAGCCGGGGCGTTCTACGTCCTGGTCGCCGACGACGGGTCGGTGCTCGGCCGGTTCAACCTCGAGTTCACCGGGAACGGCGTGGCGGAGCTGGGCTACCGGGTCGCCGAGCGTGCCGCCGGCCGTGGCGTGGCGACCGCGACGGTGCTGGAGCTGTGCCGCGTCGCGGCCTGCGAGCACGGGATCCGCGTCATCCGGGCCGCGGCGGCCGACGCCAACGTGGCCTCGCAGAAGGTGCTGCGGAAGGCCGGCTTCGCAGAGGTCGGCCCGGCCGATCCGGCCAGTATCGGTGGCAAGCAGGGCAGCTGGTACCAGCGCGACACCGCCGCCGAGTGA
- the nadE gene encoding ammonia-dependent NAD(+) synthetase: MANLRDQIRVELGVRATITPEAEIRRRVDFLKDYLRSVPARGYVLGISGGQDSTLAGRLCQLACEELRAEGRDATFVAVRLPYGVQADEDDAQVALKFVQPDHSITVNVKPGADAVSAESAKGLGELPGAEAGLRDFVRGNIKARERMVIQYSVAGQLNLLVVGTDHAAEAVTGFFTKYGDGGVDLTPLTGLTKRQGAALLQELGAPASVWKKVPTADLEDDRPALPDEVALGLTYAEIDDYLEGADVTPEVAARLESVYLATRHKRTVPVTPLDDWWRA, translated from the coding sequence GTGGCGAACCTACGTGATCAGATCCGCGTCGAGCTCGGCGTCCGGGCAACCATCACACCCGAGGCCGAGATCCGGCGACGCGTCGACTTCCTCAAGGACTACCTCCGGTCGGTTCCGGCCAGGGGATACGTCCTGGGGATCAGCGGTGGACAGGACAGCACCCTCGCAGGCAGGCTGTGCCAGCTCGCCTGTGAGGAACTGCGTGCCGAGGGACGCGACGCGACGTTCGTCGCGGTGCGGTTGCCGTACGGCGTGCAGGCCGACGAGGACGACGCGCAGGTCGCGCTGAAGTTCGTCCAGCCCGACCACTCGATCACCGTCAACGTCAAGCCCGGCGCGGACGCCGTCTCCGCCGAGTCTGCGAAGGGCCTGGGCGAGCTGCCGGGTGCCGAGGCGGGGCTGCGTGACTTCGTACGCGGCAACATCAAGGCCCGCGAGCGCATGGTCATCCAGTACTCCGTCGCCGGGCAGCTGAACCTCCTCGTCGTAGGCACCGACCACGCCGCCGAGGCGGTCACCGGCTTCTTCACCAAGTACGGCGACGGCGGAGTCGACCTGACCCCACTGACGGGGCTGACCAAGCGTCAGGGCGCCGCGCTGCTGCAGGAGCTGGGCGCGCCGGCGAGCGTGTGGAAGAAGGTGCCCACCGCCGACCTGGAGGACGACCGTCCGGCCCTGCCGGACGAGGTGGCGCTCGGTCTGACGTACGCCGAGATCGACGACTACCTGGAAGGCGCCGACGTCACTCCGGAGGTGGCGGCACGGCTGGAGTCGGTCTACCTCGCGACCCGGCACAAGCGAACTGTCCCGGTCACCCCCCTCGACGACTGGTGGCGCGCCTGA
- a CDS encoding glycosyl hydrolase, whose product MLLEELRRTFAEPPEDARPMLRWWWFGPAVDEASLDRQLQTVAAAGFGGVEVAYVYPLAPATSDFGSPHFHELLRHAGLRCQELGLRFDLTLGSGWSFGGPDITPDLAARRLHWELRELTPGPSRVPVMPGDEFVAAYLFAGSVHDRTEAYTLLDTLDVPDGIGPRTLLVATSRPTGQNVKRAAAGAEGPVLDHYSTAATLAHIRGVAEPLLDAVAPAPVGSVFCDSLEVYSSDWTPEVLAEFGKRRGYDPLPLLPLLRFDIGDFRAFRADFLRTLSELYQENFVAVFGDWARGRGVPFRIQSYGVPPASVSSYRYADVAEGEGWGWSGLPQTRWASSAAHLYGQKIVSSEVWTWVHSPSFRATPLDLQAEAHEHFLCGVNQLVGHGLPYTPTGAPGLGWFFYAAGALDDRNPWWDDAAPELTAYLQRLCWLLRQGEPVADVKLHVSFDDVYPQLDLWKATAAKLGDVVRRIRTGGWDFDLVDDEAIAQLGLESVLTPPDLTDLCNLPGIPAPDVEVGSDAIGVTHRRLGDIDIYFAANTANTRQVTTFTPRTRRSSYEQWDARNGSVVRSGSGPTVDLALDAYEATVIVTFDGPVQARTPGAEAGRRPLTGFTFGGEAVELPHRWEDTRRGYSGQGEYETHVHLDSVGDRRLFLDFGDPRPITEDRPRTLRSFRALVRPPVGEVVRVYVNGSDAGAVWSAPYRIEITHLVRAGDNTLRLVVSNTAANALTEETEIHRLAADSERRYGRRFAMQELDRAGDDLHSGLLTTPALVEWSR is encoded by the coding sequence ATGCTGCTGGAGGAGTTGCGACGGACGTTCGCCGAGCCGCCAGAGGACGCGCGCCCGATGTTGCGCTGGTGGTGGTTCGGACCGGCCGTCGACGAGGCCTCGCTGGACCGACAGCTCCAGACGGTGGCGGCGGCCGGGTTCGGCGGTGTCGAGGTGGCCTACGTCTATCCGCTCGCGCCCGCCACGTCTGACTTCGGTTCGCCGCACTTCCACGAGTTGCTTCGCCATGCCGGGCTGCGCTGCCAGGAACTGGGCCTGCGGTTCGACCTCACGCTGGGCAGCGGCTGGTCGTTCGGCGGCCCGGACATCACGCCGGACCTCGCCGCCCGGAGGTTGCACTGGGAGCTCCGCGAGCTGACACCGGGCCCCTCGCGGGTGCCGGTGATGCCGGGCGACGAGTTCGTCGCGGCGTACCTGTTCGCCGGATCGGTCCACGACCGAACCGAGGCGTACACCCTGCTCGACACGTTGGACGTGCCTGACGGGATCGGGCCCCGCACGCTGCTGGTCGCCACGTCCCGCCCGACCGGCCAGAACGTCAAGCGGGCCGCGGCCGGCGCCGAGGGACCGGTGCTCGACCACTACTCGACCGCGGCGACCCTGGCCCACATCCGCGGCGTCGCCGAGCCGCTGCTGGACGCCGTTGCGCCCGCGCCCGTCGGCTCGGTCTTCTGCGACAGCCTCGAGGTCTACAGCTCCGACTGGACTCCGGAGGTGCTGGCGGAGTTCGGGAAACGGCGAGGGTACGACCCACTGCCGTTGCTTCCCCTGCTGCGGTTCGACATCGGTGACTTCCGCGCCTTCCGCGCCGACTTCCTGCGCACGCTGTCAGAGCTGTACCAGGAGAACTTCGTCGCGGTCTTCGGTGACTGGGCGCGCGGGCGGGGAGTTCCGTTCCGCATCCAAAGTTACGGAGTGCCGCCGGCGTCGGTCAGCAGCTACCGGTACGCCGACGTCGCCGAGGGGGAGGGCTGGGGCTGGAGCGGCCTTCCGCAGACGAGGTGGGCGTCGTCGGCCGCCCACCTCTACGGGCAGAAGATCGTCTCCTCCGAGGTGTGGACGTGGGTCCACTCACCGTCGTTTCGTGCCACGCCGCTGGACCTGCAGGCAGAGGCGCACGAGCACTTCCTGTGCGGAGTGAACCAGCTGGTCGGTCACGGTCTGCCGTACACACCGACCGGCGCGCCCGGGCTCGGCTGGTTCTTCTACGCCGCCGGCGCCCTCGACGATCGGAACCCGTGGTGGGACGATGCCGCGCCCGAACTCACGGCGTACCTCCAGCGGCTGTGCTGGTTGCTGCGGCAGGGCGAACCGGTGGCGGACGTGAAGCTGCACGTGTCCTTCGACGACGTCTATCCCCAGCTCGACCTGTGGAAGGCGACGGCGGCAAAGCTGGGTGACGTCGTACGCCGAATACGTACGGGAGGCTGGGACTTCGACCTGGTCGACGACGAGGCGATAGCCCAACTGGGACTGGAGTCCGTGCTGACACCTCCCGACCTGACCGATCTGTGCAACCTGCCCGGCATACCGGCGCCGGACGTCGAGGTGGGGTCGGACGCGATCGGGGTGACCCATCGGCGGCTGGGCGACATCGACATCTACTTCGCCGCCAACACCGCGAACACTCGCCAGGTAACGACTTTCACGCCCCGCACCCGTCGGTCGTCGTACGAACAGTGGGATGCGAGAAACGGTTCGGTCGTCCGGTCAGGCAGCGGACCGACCGTCGACCTCGCCCTGGACGCGTACGAGGCGACCGTGATCGTCACGTTCGACGGGCCGGTCCAGGCACGGACGCCCGGGGCCGAGGCCGGCCGGCGACCGCTCACCGGTTTCACCTTCGGCGGCGAAGCGGTCGAGCTGCCGCACCGGTGGGAGGACACGCGTCGTGGGTATTCCGGTCAGGGGGAGTACGAAACGCACGTCCACCTGGACTCGGTGGGCGACCGCCGGCTGTTCCTCGACTTCGGCGACCCGCGGCCGATCACCGAGGACCGGCCGCGGACGCTGCGGTCCTTCCGGGCGCTGGTACGCCCGCCGGTGGGCGAGGTGGTCCGGGTCTACGTCAACGGCTCGGACGCGGGCGCGGTGTGGTCGGCGCCCTACCGCATCGAGATCACCCACCTGGTGCGTGCCGGTGACAACACCCTGCGGCTGGTCGTCAGCAACACGGCCGCGAACGCGCTGACGGAGGAGACCGAGATCCACCGGCTGGCCGCCGACAGCGAGCGGCGCTACGGCCGGCGGTTCGCCATGCAGGAACTGGACCGGGCCGGCGACGATCTGCACTCCGGCCTGCTCACGACCCCGGCGCTGGTGGAGTGGTCGCGGTGA
- a CDS encoding cytochrome b N-terminal domain-containing protein — translation MRRLRRIWDQPRTGRIAAGMRARAFPDDLSVLLAQIAVFSFVLVTVSGVVLMFFYDPSAERVTYDGSYAPLTGVEMSRAFASTLDISVGVRGGLLMRQLHHWSSLVMTAALVAYLLRLFFTGAVRRPRQWTWLLAVTVLLLAMAGGLTGSALPDDLLSGSSMAVLDGVLAATPFVGGLLSQLLFGGSHGGVNAIFYPLHVVVLPAALVITLVLMAIVELRGKPVQYAGRERPGLNLATFVVRSAGLFLVVAGVVVSMAATLTVNPIWHYGPADPASATAGSSPTWYLAFLDGALRLAPGWEFVWLGRTWSVALLAPLLVSTLFFAVLAAYPYLEQRVTGDRADHCLLQRPRNHPVRTGVGVAGMVFYGVLWAAAGANTIALVFHGSVEGLMYFLQVMLVLGPVVGFDVTRRICLGLQRKDREIRLHGRETGRIVRTPSGGYVEIHEPAEQLEPLESHESGEPGVRELAAATPRKEQ, via the coding sequence ATGCGCCGGTTGCGCAGGATCTGGGATCAGCCGCGCACAGGCCGGATCGCGGCCGGGATGCGGGCCAGGGCCTTTCCGGACGACTTGTCCGTTCTGCTCGCGCAGATCGCCGTCTTCAGCTTCGTCCTGGTCACGGTCAGCGGTGTCGTGCTGATGTTCTTCTACGACCCGTCGGCGGAGAGGGTGACCTACGACGGGTCGTACGCACCGCTCACCGGTGTAGAGATGTCGCGCGCGTTCGCGTCCACCCTGGACATTTCGGTCGGGGTACGCGGCGGCCTGCTGATGCGCCAGCTGCACCACTGGAGCTCACTGGTGATGACGGCCGCGCTCGTGGCGTACCTGCTGCGGCTGTTCTTCACCGGCGCGGTCCGAAGGCCACGGCAGTGGACGTGGCTGCTCGCCGTCACGGTCCTGCTGCTGGCGATGGCGGGTGGCCTGACGGGCTCGGCGTTGCCCGACGACCTGCTGTCCGGAAGCAGCATGGCGGTCCTGGACGGTGTGCTGGCAGCGACGCCGTTCGTCGGTGGGCTGCTGTCGCAGTTGCTGTTCGGCGGCTCGCACGGTGGGGTGAACGCGATCTTCTATCCCCTGCACGTGGTGGTTCTGCCCGCGGCACTGGTCATCACCCTTGTGCTGATGGCGATCGTGGAGCTGCGCGGCAAGCCCGTGCAGTACGCAGGACGGGAACGGCCGGGCCTGAACCTCGCGACGTTCGTGGTCCGGAGCGCGGGTCTGTTCCTGGTCGTCGCCGGTGTGGTCGTCTCGATGGCCGCGACGCTCACTGTCAACCCGATCTGGCACTACGGTCCGGCTGACCCGGCCAGCGCGACCGCCGGGTCGAGCCCGACCTGGTATCTCGCCTTCCTCGACGGAGCTCTTCGCCTCGCTCCGGGATGGGAGTTCGTCTGGCTGGGACGCACCTGGTCGGTCGCCCTCCTGGCGCCGTTGCTCGTCAGCACGTTGTTCTTCGCGGTCCTGGCCGCGTATCCGTACCTCGAACAGCGGGTGACCGGAGACCGCGCGGACCACTGTCTGCTCCAGCGCCCGCGCAACCATCCGGTTCGTACCGGCGTCGGCGTGGCCGGGATGGTCTTCTACGGCGTGCTGTGGGCCGCCGCGGGCGCGAACACGATCGCCCTCGTCTTCCACGGATCGGTGGAGGGGCTCATGTACTTCCTGCAGGTGATGCTCGTGCTCGGCCCGGTGGTGGGGTTCGACGTCACTCGTCGGATTTGTCTCGGACTGCAGCGAAAGGACCGGGAGATCCGTCTGCACGGACGCGAGACGGGGCGGATCGTGCGGACGCCGAGCGGCGGGTACGTCGAGATCCACGAACCGGCCGAGCAGCTCGAGCCGCTCGAGAGCCACGAGTCGGGCGAGCCGGGTGTCCGGGAGCTGGCGGCGGCGACGCCTCGCAAGGAGCAGTGA
- a CDS encoding sodium:solute symporter family protein, with the protein MDNSLRIGAGFVDYALIFIYFAVVLLVGLAARRGVSSSLDFFLSGRSLPAWITGLAFISANLGAVEIIGMSANGAQYGMPTMHYYWIGAVPAMLFLGVVMMPFYYGSKVRSVPEFMRRRFGTGAHLVNALTFALAQVLIAGINLFLLATVVHGLLGWPLWVALVLAAAIVLSYITLGGLSAAIYNEVLQFFVIVAALLPLTLVGLHRIGGVDGLTRKITAAMGGGAEQLNSWPGNDLAGFSSSFLSVVGIVFGLGFVLSFGYWTTNFVEVQRAMATNSMSAARSAPIIATFPKMFIPFVVVIPGMIAGVLVPEVIKMKSGNAASGVTYNDSILLLMRDVLPTGLLGIALTGLLAAFMAGMAANISAFNTVFSYDLWQQYFKKDRPDGYYLKVGRLATVGATILAIGTAFIASQYDNLMNYLQTLFGFFNAPLFATFILGILWKRMTATAGWVGLVSGTLGAVFVWGLNELGVISLPGQGAAFLSAGAAFVVDIVVSILVSLVTQPKPESELRGFVLSLTPKEQRTDPAAGRQPWYQAPVKLAGVSLVLVIALNVVFR; encoded by the coding sequence GTGGACAACTCACTGAGGATCGGCGCCGGGTTCGTCGACTACGCGTTGATCTTCATCTACTTCGCCGTTGTCCTGCTGGTCGGGCTCGCCGCGCGCCGCGGAGTCTCCAGCAGTCTCGACTTCTTCCTCTCGGGCCGTTCGCTGCCCGCCTGGATCACCGGCCTCGCGTTCATCTCGGCCAACCTCGGTGCCGTGGAGATCATCGGCATGTCGGCCAACGGCGCGCAGTACGGCATGCCGACCATGCACTACTACTGGATCGGCGCCGTTCCCGCCATGCTGTTCCTCGGCGTGGTGATGATGCCCTTCTACTATGGGTCGAAGGTACGCAGCGTTCCGGAGTTCATGCGCCGCCGCTTCGGCACGGGCGCCCACCTGGTCAACGCGCTCACCTTCGCCCTGGCCCAGGTGCTCATCGCCGGCATCAACCTCTTCCTGCTGGCCACCGTGGTGCACGGTCTGCTCGGCTGGCCGCTGTGGGTGGCCCTGGTCCTCGCCGCCGCGATCGTGCTCAGCTACATCACCCTGGGCGGGCTGTCCGCGGCCATCTACAACGAGGTCCTGCAGTTCTTCGTCATCGTCGCCGCGCTGCTGCCGCTGACCCTGGTCGGGCTGCACCGCATCGGCGGTGTGGACGGGCTCACCAGGAAGATCACCGCCGCGATGGGTGGCGGTGCCGAGCAGCTCAACTCCTGGCCGGGCAACGATCTCGCCGGGTTCAGCAGCTCCTTCCTGTCCGTCGTGGGCATCGTGTTCGGCCTGGGCTTCGTGCTCTCCTTCGGCTACTGGACCACCAACTTCGTCGAGGTCCAGCGCGCGATGGCCACCAACTCGATGTCGGCCGCGCGCAGTGCGCCGATCATCGCCACCTTCCCGAAGATGTTCATCCCGTTCGTCGTGGTGATCCCGGGCATGATCGCCGGTGTGCTGGTGCCCGAGGTGATCAAGATGAAGTCGGGCAACGCGGCCTCGGGAGTCACCTACAACGACTCGATCCTGTTGCTGATGCGTGACGTGCTACCCACCGGGTTGCTGGGCATCGCGCTGACCGGCCTGCTGGCGGCGTTCATGGCCGGCATGGCTGCCAACATCTCGGCGTTCAACACGGTCTTCAGCTACGACCTGTGGCAGCAGTACTTCAAGAAGGACCGCCCCGACGGCTACTACCTCAAGGTCGGCCGGCTGGCGACGGTCGGTGCCACGATCCTGGCGATCGGCACCGCGTTCATCGCCTCCCAGTACGACAACCTGATGAACTACCTCCAGACGCTGTTCGGCTTCTTCAACGCCCCGTTGTTCGCCACGTTCATCCTCGGCATCCTGTGGAAGCGGATGACGGCGACGGCCGGCTGGGTCGGCCTGGTGTCCGGCACGCTGGGCGCGGTCTTCGTGTGGGGGCTTAACGAACTGGGCGTGATCAGCCTGCCCGGCCAGGGTGCGGCGTTCCTGTCCGCGGGAGCGGCGTTCGTCGTGGACATCGTGGTCAGCATCCTGGTCAGCCTGGTGACCCAGCCCAAGCCGGAAAGTGAGCTGCGCGGGTTCGTTCTCTCGCTGACCCCCAAGGAACAGCGCACCGACCCGGCCGCCGGTCGTCAGCCCTGGTACCAGGCACCGGTGAAGCTCGCGGGCGTCTCCCTGGTGCTCGTCATCGCGCTCAACGTGGTCTTCCGGTGA